A single Tenacibaculum sp. 190524A02b DNA region contains:
- a CDS encoding patatin-like phospholipase family protein, with amino-acid sequence MKRALVISGGGSKGAFAGGVTEYLMNEKQKDYDLFLGTSTGSLMVSHLALKKVEALKELYTNVNQHAIFSNSPFKIRKVHGEKVVSIRHRNTFWNFLNGRKTFGESKNLRRLIKKNVTLKMYDEIRAAGKEVVVTVSNLTANKIEYKSISECSYDDFCDWIWGSCNYVPFMSLLEKNHCQYADGGFGCLIPIREAILRGAKEVDAVILETEVNQINRMPAKNPFSLMLDVFGFMLEHVEKHNVTIGKLSAKHHDVKLNLYYTPTVLTTNSLIFDKKLMTKWWQQGFEHARFKDDTSMNDYRTELIDK; translated from the coding sequence ATGAAAAGAGCATTGGTTATATCAGGAGGCGGTAGCAAAGGTGCTTTTGCAGGCGGTGTTACTGAATATTTGATGAATGAAAAACAAAAAGACTACGATTTGTTTTTAGGAACTTCTACTGGAAGTTTAATGGTTTCACATTTAGCATTAAAAAAAGTGGAAGCGTTAAAAGAGTTATATACCAATGTTAACCAGCATGCCATTTTTAGCAATAGTCCTTTTAAAATAAGAAAGGTACACGGAGAGAAAGTAGTATCTATTAGACATAGAAATACCTTTTGGAACTTTTTAAATGGAAGAAAAACGTTTGGAGAAAGTAAAAATTTACGACGCTTAATTAAAAAGAACGTTACCCTTAAAATGTACGATGAAATAAGAGCAGCAGGAAAAGAAGTAGTGGTAACCGTTTCTAATTTAACAGCCAATAAAATAGAATACAAATCTATTTCTGAGTGTAGTTATGATGATTTTTGTGATTGGATTTGGGGATCATGTAATTATGTTCCTTTTATGAGTTTATTAGAAAAAAATCATTGTCAATATGCTGATGGAGGTTTTGGATGTTTAATACCTATACGTGAAGCTATTTTAAGAGGGGCAAAAGAAGTAGATGCAGTTATTTTAGAAACAGAGGTCAATCAAATAAACAGAATGCCAGCTAAAAATCCATTTTCATTAATGCTAGATGTTTTTGGGTTTATGTTAGAGCATGTAGAAAAACATAATGTTACCATTGGAAAGCTATCAGCAAAACATCACGATGTAAAGTTAAATCTTTATTATACGCCAACGGTTTTAACTACCAACTCTTTGATTTTTGATAAAAAATTAATGACCAAATGGTGGCAACAAGGTTTTGAACATGCAAGATTTAAAGATGACACCTCAATGAATGATTATAGAACGGAATTAATAGACAAGTAA
- a CDS encoding DUF72 domain-containing protein, with amino-acid sequence MKFGKVAQPELVDFTLPNTHKDTIRLLETYEKPTNVNAFVGCAKWNKADLKGFYPRGTKDELAYYSKEFNCIELNATFYRQFPAEQFAKWKHKTPSNFKFFPKLTQEISHWKRLEGVQEAVNYYLDCALQLEEKLGTIFLQLHANFGPKNFERVKNFAKSWPKEVPLAIEVRHPDWYEDKTVFDEYTHVLQEHNIANVLVDTAGRRDMVHMRLTNNEAFIRYVGANHPSDYNRLDAWVNRLQEWTEAGLQNIHFFVHQNLEIESPLLAAHFIRNLNKTLELNLKIPNEETNQQMTLL; translated from the coding sequence ATGAAGTTTGGAAAAGTAGCACAACCAGAGTTAGTAGATTTTACCTTACCGAATACACATAAAGATACGATTAGGTTATTAGAAACATATGAGAAACCCACCAACGTAAATGCTTTTGTGGGCTGTGCAAAATGGAATAAAGCCGATTTAAAAGGGTTTTATCCTAGAGGTACTAAAGATGAACTAGCCTATTATTCAAAAGAGTTTAATTGCATAGAGCTAAACGCTACATTTTATAGACAGTTTCCTGCAGAACAATTTGCCAAATGGAAACACAAAACACCTAGTAATTTTAAATTCTTTCCAAAGCTGACACAGGAAATTAGCCATTGGAAACGATTGGAAGGCGTACAAGAAGCTGTTAATTATTATTTAGATTGTGCTTTACAGTTGGAAGAGAAGTTAGGAACTATATTTTTACAACTACATGCTAATTTTGGCCCTAAAAACTTTGAACGAGTTAAGAATTTTGCTAAAAGCTGGCCAAAAGAAGTGCCATTAGCCATTGAAGTACGTCATCCCGATTGGTATGAAGATAAAACCGTTTTTGACGAATATACTCATGTATTGCAAGAACACAATATAGCTAATGTATTGGTAGATACTGCGGGTAGGAGAGATATGGTGCACATGCGTTTAACCAATAATGAAGCATTTATACGTTATGTAGGCGCTAATCATCCTTCAGATTATAACCGACTAGATGCTTGGGTGAATCGTTTACAAGAATGGACAGAAGCTGGATTACAGAATATTCACTTTTTTGTACATCAAAATTTAGAGATAGAATCTCCTTTATTAGCAGCACATTTTATAAGGAACTTAAATAAAACATTGGAGTTAAACTTAAAAATCCCCAATGAAGAAACCAACCAACAAATGACTTTATTGTAA
- a CDS encoding T9SS type A sorting domain-containing protein yields the protein MKKNHLLFSFLFIILSSFGQIINIPDTNFKNALIAAGVDTNEDGEIEEDEALAVSDLELSNKNISDLEGIQFFTNLLDLNCATNQIKVIDLTTLSNLTKVNFSNNLLTTINLTGIFSLENIDLHNNQLSSINLSNFSNLKFLDLSSNQVVSLNVSNLNSLKTLNISYCNSLENLNTENTNSLETINLTNSGSLTELVCNSQKLSSVILKGAFSLEFLNLSTTNKLTNIDLSGLFNLKSLNLSYTPITSLNINSLYSLETVNLSGCSVLESINTENSNSITKINLTNSSSLTELVYNSKKLSSVILDGASSLENLNLSASNKLTNIDVSELVNLKSLNLSYTPITSLDISNLSNIETLTLTNCTQLTNLNTSNANSLRAINLNNASSLGNLVCNSKKLTSIALAKTPSLEKINLSATNQLTNIDLSQSLNLKYLDLSSNPIINLNLDFFGYSDSSKLETLNLVNCTNLTKLDLPITSNLKKVNLLNSSSLKELFIKSDKLNSVNLIGMSSLIKLYIGGKGNDETISSLDLSNLIALKNLSIGPCHNLESLNLNGNINLETIDFSFDVNPHSLKTVDLSNLNNLKRFTCITGGDLSSINLIGSKNLETFEVWDINLLSIDFSGFGNLKNVSIGSSNLQSINLSGANNIEQLSLYDNNLSSLDLNHLTKLDVLGVEKNQLETLLIKNGVNESSISLDDNPNLKYICADNSQITEIQSLINSIGINTTVDSNCSSTASLLDYSKNIELDLYPNPAKNNIEINVNKNIKSITIYSLLGEKIYQKVITDNKNKTDFDISNLSPGIYLIEIETNFGSGVRKIIKE from the coding sequence ATGAAAAAAAATCACTTGTTATTCTCTTTTTTATTTATTATATTATCTTCTTTTGGTCAAATTATTAATATCCCTGATACTAATTTTAAAAATGCTTTAATTGCAGCTGGGGTTGATACAAATGAAGATGGTGAAATAGAAGAAGACGAGGCACTAGCTGTTTCTGATTTAGAACTATCTAATAAGAATATTTCTGATTTAGAGGGTATTCAGTTTTTTACAAATTTATTAGATTTAAACTGTGCAACAAACCAAATAAAAGTTATTGATTTAACAACTTTGTCTAATTTAACAAAAGTTAATTTCAGTAATAACCTACTAACAACAATTAATTTAACAGGAATTTTTAGTTTAGAAAATATTGATTTACATAACAACCAATTAAGCTCAATTAATCTTTCTAATTTTAGCAATTTAAAATTTTTAGACTTATCATCTAATCAAGTGGTAAGCTTAAACGTTAGCAATTTAAATTCTTTGAAAACTTTAAATATTTCTTATTGTAATTCATTAGAAAACCTTAATACTGAAAATACTAATTCTTTAGAAACTATAAATTTAACTAATTCGGGTTCTTTAACTGAATTAGTATGTAATTCTCAAAAATTATCTTCAGTAATTTTAAAAGGAGCCTTTTCTTTAGAGTTTTTAAATCTTAGTACTACTAATAAACTAACTAACATTGATTTATCTGGGTTATTTAATTTAAAATCTTTAAACTTATCATATACTCCAATAACAAGTTTAAATATTAATAGTTTATATTCATTAGAAACAGTAAATTTATCTGGTTGTAGTGTACTAGAAAGTATAAATACTGAAAACTCTAACTCAATAACAAAAATAAATTTGACTAATTCGAGTTCTTTAACTGAATTAGTATATAATTCTAAAAAATTATCTTCGGTAATTTTAGATGGAGCTTCTTCTTTAGAGAATTTAAATCTTAGTGCTTCCAACAAACTAACTAACATAGATGTTTCTGAATTAGTTAATTTAAAATCTTTAAACTTATCATATACTCCAATAACAAGTCTTGATATTAGTAACTTGAGCAATATTGAAACATTAACTCTTACAAATTGTACTCAATTAACAAACTTAAATACAAGTAATGCCAACTCGTTAAGAGCTATAAATTTAAATAACGCCTCCTCTTTAGGTAATCTAGTATGTAATTCTAAAAAGTTAACTTCAATAGCCTTAGCAAAAACCCCTTCATTAGAAAAAATTAACCTTAGTGCTACTAATCAATTAACTAATATTGATTTATCACAATCACTAAATCTAAAATATCTAGATTTATCTTCAAATCCCATAATAAATCTTAATCTCGATTTTTTTGGGTATAGTGATTCTAGCAAATTGGAGACTCTTAACCTAGTAAATTGTACTAATTTAACAAAACTAGATTTACCAATTACTTCTAACCTTAAAAAGGTTAATCTATTAAACTCATCATCTCTTAAAGAGTTATTTATAAAGTCAGATAAATTAAACTCAGTTAATCTTATTGGAATGTCTAGTTTAATAAAATTATATATAGGAGGTAAAGGAAATGATGAAACTATTTCCTCATTAGATTTAAGTAACTTAATAGCTCTTAAAAATTTAAGTATTGGACCTTGTCATAATCTTGAATCATTAAATTTGAATGGAAATATAAATTTAGAGACTATAGATTTTTCCTTTGATGTAAATCCTCATAGTTTGAAAACTGTAGATTTAAGTAATTTAAATAATTTGAAACGTTTTACTTGTATAACTGGAGGCGACTTATCTTCTATTAACCTAATAGGTTCTAAAAATTTAGAAACTTTTGAAGTTTGGGATATTAATTTACTTTCTATTGATTTCTCTGGCTTTGGTAATCTAAAAAATGTTTCAATTGGTTCAAGTAATTTACAATCTATAAACCTTTCAGGTGCTAACAATATTGAACAGTTAAGTTTATATGACAATAATTTAAGTTCTTTAGATTTAAATCATTTAACAAAATTAGACGTTCTTGGAGTTGAAAAAAATCAATTAGAAACATTACTAATTAAGAATGGAGTAAATGAATCTTCCATAAGCTTAGATGATAACCCAAATTTAAAATACATCTGCGCTGATAATTCACAAATCACCGAAATTCAATCATTAATTAATTCCATAGGTATAAATACAACTGTAGATAGTAATTGTTCTAGTACGGCAAGTTTATTAGACTATAGTAAAAATATTGAATTAGACTTATACCCTAATCCTGCTAAAAATAATATTGAAATTAATGTAAATAAAAATATCAAATCAATTACAATATATAGTTTGTTAGGTGAAAAAATTTATCAAAAAGTTATTACCGATAATAAAAACAAAACTGATTTTGATATTTCTAATTTATCTCCAGGAATTTATTTAATAGAAATAGAAACTAATTTTGGTAGTGGAGTACGTAAGATTATCAAAGAGTAA
- a CDS encoding S41 family peptidase codes for MFNKQLLLVVTLLSSFLQAQTTFIRQPQISPDATQMAFSYYGDIWIYQFNTQQANRLTIHEGYDSNPVWKTNGKQLAFASNREGNTNVFTIPVTGGMPKQLTYYPTDNIPTSWNKASITFTTNRVFKGPEWDAQIYSVDENGSTPNRLLTAYGSMASVSPNGKLIAYVKGACRTAREDYEGAAQRDVWIYNTQTKQYHQITTSLKNDHSPMWDGQGNLYYIGAKSGRYNIYKQNITPTGKATGSATQLTKQTKDGIRYFSVSTNGVIVYTAGIDTYLLKNGTAKKLTLNIASDNRFNTEETKTVRNGITNYAISPNGKQVALEIHGDIFVKQNDKEKKRSNNISKHNFRDKNPQWIDDKTVLFVSDRDGQFEIYKAFSKDTLVGLHRSLKVTIEKLTTSKKDVEKILIAPSRKKIAYQVGRGTLMIADIEEGKLKNAQEYANDWAATEDLSWSPDSKYIAYSQEDLNFDSEIYIQSVANKNQKMNVSMHPRSDMSPVWSADGKKLAFLSNRNGINYDVWMVWLQKEDWEKTKLDHEEGDYYQKEEKKDKKKKDKKKKKKKEVKVTIDEAKIYDRLVQVTALSDNEYSVTFSPDSKSIYFSATNPATKKRNLYKVKWDGTKPKEVKGSNGAGSFSEAKGKVYFTAMGNLKEMNAKSDKVTRLPHTATYTVTTQKQREQVFQEGISALTEGFYDPEFHGYNWKALVKKYKPWVLAATTQQDYGYMFNLLLGQLNASHMGYYSGNPEKVKDNQIGLLGLEVENTTKGAKVTYVLENSVADKSKSKLKVGDIITSVNDKTISETTNFYSVLKNTKNQEVLLTLSSGKEVIIRTQNSLKDLQYEAWITSRKVLVDKFSNGQLGYIHIKAMGMQSFERFERELKASGYGKKGIVIDVRYNGGGWTTDRLMAVLNVKQHAYTIPRGAAKSLKSHQSFTKNYPFNERAILSVNTKPLVALCNENSYSNAEIFSHAFKNLGLGKLVGQPTFGAVISTGGRGLQNGFIRMPFRAWFVKKTGGNMENEAPATPDYLVKNAPGWKNRGEDAQLKKAVEVLLQEVN; via the coding sequence ATGTTCAACAAACAACTATTACTTGTGGTAACTTTGCTTAGTTCCTTTTTACAAGCACAAACCACATTCATTCGTCAACCCCAAATAAGTCCAGATGCTACCCAAATGGCTTTTAGTTATTATGGAGATATATGGATTTATCAATTCAATACACAACAAGCCAATAGACTCACCATTCACGAAGGCTATGATAGCAACCCTGTATGGAAAACTAATGGCAAACAATTAGCCTTTGCCTCTAACAGAGAAGGAAATACCAATGTATTTACCATTCCGGTAACAGGAGGTATGCCTAAACAATTAACCTACTATCCTACAGATAACATTCCTACTAGCTGGAATAAGGCAAGTATTACTTTTACAACTAATAGAGTTTTTAAAGGACCAGAATGGGATGCACAAATATATAGTGTAGATGAAAATGGAAGTACCCCTAATCGTTTATTAACTGCTTATGGAAGCATGGCTAGTGTATCACCTAATGGAAAATTAATAGCCTATGTAAAAGGAGCTTGTCGTACAGCACGTGAAGATTATGAAGGAGCTGCGCAAAGAGATGTTTGGATATACAATACACAAACCAAACAATACCATCAAATAACCACTAGTTTAAAAAACGACCATTCACCAATGTGGGATGGACAAGGAAATTTATATTATATAGGTGCTAAAAGCGGACGTTATAATATTTACAAACAAAACATTACACCTACAGGAAAAGCAACAGGTAGTGCAACGCAGTTAACTAAGCAAACAAAGGATGGAATCCGTTACTTTTCAGTAAGTACTAACGGAGTTATTGTGTATACCGCAGGTATTGATACCTATCTGTTAAAAAACGGAACGGCTAAAAAATTAACCTTAAACATTGCGTCTGATAATCGTTTTAACACAGAAGAAACTAAAACAGTAAGAAATGGTATTACCAATTATGCTATATCACCTAATGGAAAGCAAGTTGCTTTAGAAATACATGGAGATATTTTTGTAAAACAAAACGATAAAGAAAAGAAACGTTCTAATAATATTAGTAAGCATAATTTTAGAGATAAAAATCCACAATGGATAGATGATAAAACGGTGTTGTTTGTTTCTGATAGAGATGGGCAATTTGAGATCTACAAAGCCTTTTCAAAAGATACCTTAGTAGGTTTGCATAGAAGTTTAAAAGTAACGATAGAAAAGTTAACAACCAGTAAGAAGGATGTAGAAAAAATTCTAATAGCTCCAAGCCGAAAAAAAATAGCCTACCAAGTAGGAAGAGGAACCTTAATGATTGCTGATATTGAAGAAGGGAAATTAAAAAATGCGCAAGAATATGCTAATGATTGGGCAGCTACAGAAGATTTATCTTGGAGTCCAGATAGTAAATACATTGCTTATTCACAAGAAGACTTAAATTTTGATAGTGAAATTTATATTCAATCTGTAGCCAATAAAAATCAAAAAATGAATGTAAGTATGCATCCAAGAAGTGATATGAGTCCAGTTTGGAGTGCAGACGGAAAAAAGTTAGCTTTCTTATCTAACCGTAATGGAATCAATTATGATGTATGGATGGTATGGTTGCAAAAAGAAGATTGGGAAAAAACAAAATTAGATCACGAAGAAGGTGATTATTACCAAAAAGAAGAAAAAAAGGATAAGAAAAAGAAAGACAAAAAGAAGAAAAAGAAAAAAGAAGTAAAGGTAACCATAGATGAAGCTAAGATTTACGATAGATTGGTGCAGGTAACGGCATTATCTGATAATGAATATAGCGTAACTTTTAGTCCAGATAGTAAATCTATTTACTTTTCAGCTACCAATCCTGCTACTAAAAAAAGAAACTTATATAAAGTAAAATGGGATGGAACCAAGCCCAAAGAAGTAAAAGGGTCTAATGGCGCTGGAAGCTTTTCGGAAGCTAAGGGGAAAGTTTACTTTACCGCTATGGGGAATCTAAAAGAAATGAATGCCAAATCAGATAAAGTAACTAGATTACCACATACAGCAACCTATACTGTTACTACCCAAAAACAAAGAGAACAAGTATTTCAAGAAGGAATTAGTGCTTTAACAGAAGGTTTTTACGATCCTGAATTCCATGGGTATAACTGGAAAGCTTTGGTGAAAAAATACAAACCTTGGGTATTGGCAGCCACTACACAACAAGATTATGGATATATGTTTAATTTGTTATTAGGACAGTTAAATGCTAGCCACATGGGATATTATTCAGGAAATCCTGAAAAAGTAAAGGATAACCAAATAGGCTTATTAGGTTTAGAAGTAGAAAATACAACCAAAGGAGCAAAAGTAACCTATGTGTTAGAAAATTCAGTAGCAGATAAATCTAAAAGTAAATTAAAAGTAGGAGATATCATTACCAGTGTAAATGACAAAACTATAAGTGAAACAACCAATTTTTACAGTGTACTTAAGAACACTAAAAATCAAGAAGTTTTACTAACATTAAGTAGTGGTAAAGAAGTAATTATAAGAACACAAAATAGTTTAAAAGATTTACAGTATGAAGCATGGATAACATCACGTAAAGTATTGGTAGATAAGTTTTCAAACGGACAATTAGGGTACATCCATATCAAAGCAATGGGAATGCAAAGTTTTGAGCGTTTTGAACGTGAGTTAAAAGCTAGCGGATACGGTAAAAAAGGAATTGTAATTGATGTACGTTATAATGGAGGTGGTTGGACTACTGATAGATTAATGGCAGTGTTAAACGTAAAACAACACGCGTATACCATACCAAGAGGAGCCGCTAAAAGTTTAAAAAGTCACCAAAGTTTTACTAAAAACTATCCGTTTAATGAACGAGCTATTCTATCAGTAAACACAAAACCATTAGTAGCTTTATGTAATGAAAATAGCTATTCAAATGCTGAAATATTTTCACATGCATTTAAAAATTTAGGCTTAGGGAAATTAGTTGGACAGCCAACCTTTGGAGCAGTAATATCAACAGGAGGAAGAGGTTTACAAAACGGTTTTATAAGAATGCCATTTAGAGCTTGGTTTGTAAAGAAAACAGGAGGTAATATGGAGAATGAAGCACCAGCTACGCCTGACTATTTGGTAAAGAATGCTCCAGGATGGAAAAATAGAGGAGAAGATGCACAGTTAAAAAAGGCTGTTGAGGTATTGTTACAAGAAGTAAACTAA
- a CDS encoding lipocalin family protein, with product MNIIKRNRKKLVFVGALVCSLTLLEACKLKSKDKVSNTTHQKESSNSYKELLIGSWLDTSKSELHFTLFKDGSARSDNMATLLYKKWRLNGATLILTEESIGNGSSSIGEYSYEIQTLNAQEMILKQGNYLLKYTRK from the coding sequence ATGAACATTATAAAAAGAAATAGAAAAAAGTTAGTTTTTGTTGGCGCCCTAGTTTGTAGCTTAACTTTATTAGAAGCTTGTAAATTAAAAAGTAAGGATAAAGTTAGTAATACGACTCATCAGAAGGAAAGTTCAAATTCCTATAAAGAACTATTGATAGGTTCGTGGTTAGATACTTCCAAATCTGAACTCCATTTTACGTTGTTTAAAGACGGATCGGCACGTTCAGATAATATGGCAACGCTGCTATATAAAAAATGGAGATTGAACGGTGCTACGCTAATACTAACTGAAGAAAGTATAGGAAACGGAAGTTCATCAATAGGAGAATATTCGTATGAAATACAAACCTTGAACGCACAAGAAATGATTTTAAAACAAGGAAATTATTTACTAAAATATACTAGAAAGTAA
- a CDS encoding peptidase — protein MFTYQIKSLPNEDISILVKLDNHSWNYLCECGDASLLTVKEIQNCNAIFISHTHIDHFVNFDAIIRHQIGIQRSVVICGPKNIAQQIQARLQSYTWNLIEENAITYEIRELTSTNTITKYELKPPFWQLEQLSTEASNLLFKTKAFEVSGILLDHKTPTLAYRFKENNTVKIDIQSSGFKGGKWVKELKDAFTSNTDPTITIESQSYQAKELFHLLQVQEGDSLGIIMDHAAHSENHLKIKKHFYHCNQVLIESFYKNEDKEFAKINFHSYAKKSAEIMRLSKVKQATPVHFSRKYQETDIVEIIQQFNNELKTS, from the coding sequence ATGTTTACATACCAAATTAAAAGCTTACCTAATGAAGACATTTCTATTTTAGTGAAATTAGACAATCACTCTTGGAATTATTTATGTGAATGTGGTGATGCCAGTTTACTTACTGTAAAAGAAATACAAAATTGTAATGCTATTTTTATTAGCCATACACATATTGATCATTTTGTGAATTTTGATGCTATCATTCGTCATCAAATAGGTATTCAAAGAAGTGTTGTTATTTGTGGCCCTAAAAATATAGCACAACAAATTCAGGCTAGGTTGCAAAGTTATACTTGGAATTTAATTGAAGAAAATGCCATTACCTATGAAATTAGAGAATTAACTTCTACTAATACAATTACTAAATATGAATTGAAGCCTCCATTTTGGCAACTAGAGCAACTTTCTACTGAAGCTAGTAATTTGTTATTTAAAACAAAGGCTTTTGAAGTTAGTGGTATATTATTAGATCATAAAACACCAACACTTGCCTATAGGTTTAAAGAGAACAATACGGTAAAAATAGACATCCAATCTAGTGGTTTTAAAGGTGGAAAATGGGTAAAAGAATTAAAAGATGCTTTTACATCTAATACCGACCCTACCATAACTATTGAGTCACAAAGTTATCAGGCTAAAGAATTGTTTCATTTATTACAAGTTCAAGAAGGTGACAGTTTAGGTATTATTATGGATCATGCTGCACATAGTGAAAACCATTTAAAAATTAAAAAACATTTTTATCACTGTAACCAAGTGCTTATTGAGTCTTTTTATAAAAATGAAGACAAAGAGTTTGCCAAAATAAACTTCCATAGTTACGCTAAAAAATCAGCAGAAATTATGCGTTTATCTAAGGTTAAACAAGCTACTCCTGTACATTTTTCAAGAAAGTATCAAGAAACCGACATCGTTGAAATTATTCAACAATTTAATAATGAACTTAAAACTAGTTAA
- a CDS encoding C10 family peptidase, translating into MKKKLVQLTKTFIAIILLTSCNNQDTDKLALSQEKKYVVKEALAKEIALKMLKEEGKNVVAEKELEVTSVKDVNHDPYFHIVNEKKGKSFVIVSGDKRLEPVLAFGDEKFDFENASEQLKFWMKGYANKIDFIRKDKEVVASKEITSFNQKVANIGAFTSSKLVSKQQRKETEFVRQLTLTRWGQRCVYNSYAPTKEEVGCDTNASLPCGRAYTGCVATCLAQVVNYYKSMDAYDYTALNYEYTDADLGTKNGNEVGKLIKEVADIMDMKYTCNGSVSYSSDMLKKDVRERLGFDEQLKSKRLNTMEIDEIYNELKEGNPMVISGKDYNNGRRVGHLWVVDGFLRYYAAKEENDQVYLHFNLGWSGSSNGWYLYNDFNLGSYNLNHYVTMYYNFRKSN; encoded by the coding sequence ATGAAAAAAAAATTAGTCCAACTTACAAAGACTTTTATCGCAATTATTTTGCTAACTTCTTGTAATAATCAAGATACGGATAAGTTAGCTCTATCACAAGAAAAAAAGTACGTGGTAAAAGAAGCTTTAGCAAAAGAAATAGCTTTAAAAATGTTAAAAGAAGAAGGTAAAAATGTTGTTGCAGAAAAAGAGTTAGAAGTAACTTCTGTTAAAGATGTGAATCACGATCCGTATTTTCATATTGTAAATGAGAAAAAAGGAAAATCTTTTGTCATTGTTTCTGGAGATAAAAGGTTAGAACCTGTGTTAGCTTTTGGTGATGAGAAGTTTGACTTTGAAAATGCTTCTGAGCAATTAAAATTTTGGATGAAAGGATATGCTAATAAAATTGATTTCATCCGAAAAGATAAGGAAGTTGTAGCGTCAAAAGAAATTACTTCTTTTAATCAAAAAGTAGCAAATATTGGAGCATTCACAAGTTCAAAATTAGTTTCAAAGCAACAAAGAAAAGAAACAGAGTTTGTAAGACAATTAACTTTAACAAGATGGGGACAAAGATGTGTGTATAATAGTTATGCACCAACCAAGGAAGAAGTTGGCTGTGATACCAATGCTAGTTTACCTTGTGGTAGAGCATATACAGGATGTGTAGCTACGTGTTTAGCACAAGTAGTAAATTATTATAAGTCTATGGACGCGTATGATTATACAGCTTTAAACTATGAATACACTGATGCAGACTTAGGAACTAAAAATGGAAATGAAGTAGGAAAACTAATAAAGGAAGTAGCAGATATTATGGATATGAAATATACCTGTAACGGATCAGTATCCTATTCAAGTGACATGTTAAAAAAGGACGTAAGAGAAAGGTTAGGTTTTGATGAGCAATTAAAATCTAAGAGATTAAATACCATGGAAATTGATGAGATTTATAATGAATTAAAAGAAGGAAACCCAATGGTAATTTCAGGAAAAGATTACAACAATGGTAGAAGAGTAGGGCATTTATGGGTAGTTGATGGTTTTTTACGTTATTATGCAGCTAAAGAAGAAAATGACCAAGTATATTTACACTTTAACTTAGGATGGAGTGGTAGTAGTAATGGTTGGTATTTATATAATGATTTTAATTTAGGAAGTTACAATTTGAATCATTACGTAACCATGTATTATAATTTTAGAAAGAGTAATTAA
- a CDS encoding HAD domain-containing protein, whose translation MKPKTILILDLDGVLITTPPWKADVIHTDGYSQFNINCVTNLNKLLTLKTFDIWLSSTRRTTKTLTEFNQIFINRGIIQPIKGFLPVYKNCTSRKDEIINFINDFNLNDFLIIDDDKSLNAIPYKNQLVLTQFLKGFNNEALSEAIKKSRL comes from the coding sequence ATGAAACCTAAAACCATATTAATCTTAGATTTAGATGGTGTACTTATTACTACACCACCATGGAAGGCTGATGTAATACATACAGATGGTTATTCACAATTTAACATTAATTGCGTAACTAACCTTAATAAACTCTTAACTCTAAAAACATTCGATATTTGGTTAAGTTCTACTCGTAGAACTACAAAAACATTAACTGAATTTAATCAGATTTTTATTAATAGAGGAATTATTCAACCCATCAAAGGTTTTCTTCCTGTATATAAAAACTGTACATCTAGAAAAGATGAAATCATCAACTTTATAAATGATTTTAACCTTAATGATTTTTTAATTATTGATGATGATAAGTCCTTAAATGCTATTCCTTATAAAAATCAATTAGTGCTAACACAATTCTTAAAAGGTTTCAATAATGAAGCGCTTTCTGAAGCTATAAAAAAATCCAGGCTATAA
- a CDS encoding DUF3781 domain-containing protein, which produces MSDYKKEILNKICYTELVYNRINKKLSLALSKQEIETLVSTILLETDESYFVKKGKNIYITNNEKNIRLTVNSYTNRVITADKLPLIISK; this is translated from the coding sequence ATGAGCGATTATAAAAAAGAGATTTTAAATAAAATTTGTTACACTGAACTTGTTTATAATAGAATAAATAAAAAATTAAGCTTAGCGCTTTCAAAACAGGAAATTGAGACTTTAGTTTCTACAATTCTATTAGAAACTGACGAATCTTATTTTGTTAAAAAAGGCAAAAATATTTATATCACAAATAATGAAAAGAATATAAGGTTAACCGTTAATTCTTATACCAATAGAGTAATTACTGCCGACAAGCTACCCTTAATCATCTCGAAATAA